TGGTTCCGAGTTACTGAAAGGTATGATTTGAATTTCAGATGCACATCGTCGAATGGAATGGGAAACTACAATTTTCCGACGTGAAGAGACCCATATTTGTATGTTGTATGAAAAGACAAACAGGAGGGActtaaaatactccctctgttcatttttataagacgttttagatcgtTCAGACAGTGTCCAAAACGGTTCAAGCTCGGCTGTCTATAGCATCTTATAAAAAAGAACTCGGAAGGAGTATCAAATTATATATACACGTAATCTGTAGTACCTCTTTTGTACATCTCACAAATCAATGTTATTTTGGTCCAAAAACTTGTGCTGGAAATTTCCTCTCATGCGGTTCCTATAGGATTTTTCTTTTCAAACAGAAAATCACTATCATAATTTTAACCCATGTCTTTTCTTTTCTTAAAATATACTGTCTTGGATATTGGACTGTGGTCATGGTCAAAACTATTGATTCCTGTCATGATCTCAAAATGAACCTATAGTGATACTTCGCTTTCAAGTGGTGCGTTAGAAAAATGGCGAAAAGCTGCTGAACTGATTTCATTCAGTGGTACTTTTAACAATTACTCTGTTTGCAATGGTATTTTGACAACTGAACACTAATGTACTGTTACTTTGACAATTGTCTGTTTGAAAGAACAGCTGAGTGAAAAATGTAAGTGTGATGATCTCATAACCGTGGAGCTCTTAACATTAGCTCCATCGGCTATTCTTTTATTTTTATCAGAGCATACTTCAGCACAACTCCTTTTTCACTATAAAGAATGAATCAATGATGTTGAGCGATACAAAAATGAAGATACACGGACACGGTACAAACAAATTGGGGCTGAAATTCTACAAGGATTGCATCGTTCGTCTCCTGGCACCAATTTATAAGTCGTCGAATGGGCCACTGGCCATGGAATGCTCAGTGACAAAATTCTTAATCTTTTGTAGGGCCTGAAACACAACAGGTAAGTTACATCAGGGGAAAATTGTTTTCAAGGGGGTGGTGCATTGGAGAAAGCGTGATATGCCACTTGCACATGAATAATTCTTTGCAAAAATAGAAGCACAGGAACAGTTGACTTGAGAAGTACAATACCTCGACAGCAATATCAGTTGGGGTTAGCTGAGAGACATCATCATGACCCTTTTTAGCTGCAAGCTCTGCAAAGGTAAATACTAGTTGTGTTACTCTCTGTTTGGGCATTACAACTTCGCTCGGGAGAGGCTGGAGTCTCGAGACCCATCTATGACCATGAAGCTAGGGGCATCTAACATACCTTCAAGAGAAACCCTCACATCGGCGTTTGCGTAAGCATCCCCTCTTTGCTCAGCGAGCAGGCTGAGTTTCGTGAAAGCCTGAGGCACCAAATCAACGAGTCATGCATTTTCACTAGTGCAATGCAAACATAGAGAAAGACATATGTGTGCAACCAATCAAGATGCAAACGACTTGAGAAATTGCAGGGATGTTTACTGTAAATTTTTTGGTGTCCCATTTAGTGTTTCATAATACAGCTATTGATTTTTATCTGATGGGCATGCTAAGACAGCTTTATTTCAAAAATTTAGAGTAGGTACCGCTGTGTATGGATCAGCAGATGGCTGATCTAGAAGGGGCCGAGAAGCAGTCCCAACTTGTGCAATTCGCTTCGCAAGCGCATCCAAAGGCACATCCAACATGATAGACAGACCTTTCTTCATATATCTCCTGAGAGTAAGGAAAATTGACAGAGATCAGTACCATTATTCATCTAAAGGAGAAAACGTGATAATGTAACATATTACAACTGAGATGTTGGCGAGAACAGAGTAATTCCCATACCAGTTAACTGGCCGAATAACAGCACCGCCTCCAGTAGCAACAACTAGCCGATGCATTGAGGATAAATCTCTCAAGACACTACTCTGCAAAACAAGTAGGTAAAAAAATCACAGAAATCGTTAGTCCACAAGTCTTTCCATTCTAATTACTACAAACACATGATATCTATAGAAGATCAAATTTTTAACAGAATTCATGGATTATTTACCTCACTGTCTCTGAAAAATGCTTCACTGTGAACCTTGAATATTTGAGCAACGGAAGGCATTCCGACTGCCTGTTCTACCAAACTATCACTGTCAAAGTATGAATAACCCAAGACTTCGGCTAATATCTTGCCCACCGTGCTCTTTCCGGAGCCCATCATTCCTGCAGTATGAACCCATTATTATTAGTTTGAGAGGCAATAAGATAAATTAACTGTATGCAACAGCAAACAGGCAGGTGCAAGAACTAACCAACTAGGTAAATACACCGCCCATTCAATTCAAACTGAACTTCTTCTGCTTTCCTCTGAAAGGTAATACAATTTTGTCAAAAAGATGCCCAGAAGCAGCATCTTATTTTATTCATGTCAGGAATTTTTCAGTATAAGTATGTACCTTTAGCAAGAGGGCTTCGTCGACTGAGTTATGCAAGCTCTGATGACCTGTATTACATACAAAAAGGTCACAAAGAAAAGTCAGTTTGACTAATCAGCCTGCGCGTCTCGTCAGGAAACCGCCCAAGAGAAAATATTAAAGATGTTCATATCATTAAAATATGCAGTGTGGTACTAAGCTCTGTAACATGTGCATAATTGACTACACCAAACAACTTAGCCAAATCTAAAACGAAGTGTAAATGTGTGCtgaataaacttggtcaaagttattAAACTTTggcttcagacaaaacttatacgCCTTATATTTTTGAACAGGGGGAGCCGTACACTGTTGCCGCACACAATTAGACAATTTCACATGTACTTACCTATCCTAGAACAAATTCGACAACAAGATTTATCGCGCGTTGATTTGAACTCCATCAGTTTATTCTTCTAGGACACAAGTTAAATTCCACCAGTTAGGATGCAAGAATATTCCCATACATCGCAATCAGACAAGAGAATAGTTGCTTTCTGTCCGTCCCCCACCACCACCAGTAACACCTACTCGACCAAGCAAAACCAATAAAGCATTAGCTACCTACCCTGAAACTACATTGTTTTGTTTAGCCCACGCGTAACCACGTTTACGGTTTACCCCAAATCGACATCAGAGCAGCCATTCATTCCCCCCAAATCAACAAATTTTGCCACCAACCCTCCAGCCTTGATACGAAATCGTCGATACTCCCGTCTCAGTATTACGAGACCCCACGATTACAGGCAGGCAGAATTATATTAGCGTCGGCCCAGTCCGTCCCCAAAGTCTCGTCGATCCAACTCAGCtgaaaactaattaattaataaaAAATGCCGAGCAATGGAAAGAATCGGAGAGACAGACCTCTGGATGTCTGGACGCAGCAGAGCGGGGCGACGGGCCTGGCCCCGCGAACCCGCAGCGCCGGCGCGGCGGCCGGGCCTCCGACGCGCAGGgtcgccgcccgcgccggcctgTCCCCGCCGAGAGCCCCGCTCCGGCGCCCGGCCCCGACCGCCCGCGACTGCATCGCGAGTCCCGCGGCCGCCTCCATCGCTGCTGCTACCCCCGGCCCGGTCGTCGCGGGTAGTAGGTGGCCGTGGCGTGCGACGTTGGAGGCGGAAGGAACGACAAGGGAAGGCGCGCGGGGGGTGGCCGCGCGGTCCCGGTCTTAAGTAGCGCCCGCGAGTGACGGGTCGCTGCGTCGATCCGAGTAGAGGAGTACCAAGTACGACGGTACGACCGTGGAGTTTTACCGTTTCGCCCTCGCTGTGCTAAAATATTTTATCCACTTTGATCCAACCGAGAAGCAGCAAGGTCCTGGAAACGCCGTGTATTTTCCACGTTTTTGTTGTGTGTTGAGGCTAGTGATGCGCATATCGGTGGTTACTTTTAGAAaaaaaaaaagtactccctccgtaaactaatataagagtgtttagatcactactttagtgatctaaatgctcttatattagtttacagagggagtagctttAAAATTGGAAATGCGATTAAGCGATTTAAATTATTTCCTCTCTAGAGTCACAAGCTTTTCTGCCAAAGGAACAGAAAAAAGAGGGAGACAATGTTCAATGTACTCCCCGTTTATTTTTACTTCGCAcgtaagatttgtctgaagtcaaacttacataaaaaaatatgaacattcagAACATTAAACCAACATCATTAGATGTATCatgaaattatttttcattgtatAATTTTAGTATTGTGACGTTGATAGCTTTTCTTAAATATAAATTGGGAAGTGCTACGCGTCGGCCGGTGGATCTTCTCAGAAGATCCGCCGCCCCGCGAGCCGTCCGATCTAGGTTGCTCACCGTACGATCGCTCTTTACAACAAGAGTATTGACTATTGCAACAAGACATTTGTTTCAGAAACACGTCGGTGACTATTGCAACAAGAGCTTTGTTTCAGTTGGTGACTATTGAAACAAGAGCTTTGTTTCGGAAACATATTGATGACTATTGCAGCAAGAGCTTTGTTTCAGAAACATTGGTAACATTGCAAATCTCTCCGTGCATGATCCCTCCTTCCAACAAGAGCTTTGTTTTAGAAACATTGTTGACTATCGCAACAAGACCTATGTTTCAGAAACATTTGATGACATTGCAAAAGCATCTACGAACAGTGCTTAACCCCAAAATGCCTCACCGCGGATGGCAATAGCCTGCCGACGGCTCGTAAACACGCCATGTTGAGCTGGGAGGGATCCATCAGTAAGGGTTCCACCGACATCAACAATGCCGACTAAGAGGCCGTGCGCTGCGCCGCAACACCAGGAGAGCTCGCGCCCGAAGCTTCTGTGCTGCCCGGTGATCCCGCTGCCCACCTGCGAGCCCTTTCTCCGGCGCCTCGTTCCTCCCTTTCTCTACTCCACCTCGCCGTGCCTCTCCTCTCCATgacccacctctctctctctctctctctcttcccccccccctctctctccctccctccctccctctctctctctctctctctctctctctctctctctctccaggaaCCCTGTAGCCGTCGTCAAGTCCTTCTCCTCCGGCTCCTTTCTCGGCGAGCTCGGGCCAGATCCATCGCCCAGGGCAGGAGAGATCTGAGCGGCGGGGCGACTGGTTGGCTGGTGTGAGCGGCAGCGGCGCCCAGCTTCCAACGCCCCGTCCAATCTGCACCATGAGAGAAGAGATGCGAGAGAATAGACTGGGGAAGAACAGTTGGGCGTTGGTTCAGAAATCAGGGGAAGGTGGAGACGTGCATCAGGCCCACATGGACACGTGTTGCACAGCGAAGGGGGCGGACGCGAAGTTTCTTTTTAGCCGGTTGACGTTGAGCGTTTTccatataaatttggtcaaactttacaaagtttgactttagatAAATTTCATATGTGGAGTAAAAAGAAAGAAATGTAGGGAGTACTAACGTATTGCAAGCAAAATAATCCTACTATACTATGCATGCATACTACATACTACCAGGTACTATGGGAGTATTCGCGTGGTGAAACTCACGCCAACATCCATTGTATGAAAGCATCCACTGTGCATACGTATGCATAGAAAATAAAATCTTACGGGTGCTCTTGGGGCAGGACCTGGTAGGAGCATGTTCTTTGTTTAGCAATAGTTAGAGCATGTTCAACCAAACCAAGTCAAAAGAAAAATGTTCAACCAAAACTACACATGGTTGGTGGTATTCACCTAAATAGAACCCCAAGTTGTACTAAACAGCTCTAGTTATTTTCTTTCCAATCCAACATATTGTAGTTGTTGGTCTTTTTTTTTGCTGGGATAGTTGTTGGTCTTATGTCAATAGTTTCAGCTTCATTCTCACTTCCACCTTTACCCACTCTCTCCATCTTTTACATTTTTATTATGGGCAGTTGATTTTCATCTCTCTTTCCATTTGCCTTCCTTTTTCCCAAGACACCAACTCTTTAGTCAAGATTCGGTAGCACACTTCAAGCTTCATCCGAACCTCCTTCCTGACTCTTCAGCCTAGGGCATGTTTGGTTGGTGGCTAACTttggcccagttcttttgccagaatctggaaattctcccagaatccgacccctacccagcttctcccagaatctttgagccccatttgttttacaatcctatctaattagaccctaactagataggattgtaaaacaaacgaggcccaaagattctgggagaagctgagtagaggtcggattctgggagaatccccagattatggcaaaagaactgggcctttgTTATAGTTTGCCACACTATGTTTGTCAAACTTGTCTAACGAAATACTCAAATTCTTGGTCATATTTTGGCTTGCCTCAGGGCATCTATTCACACCTTTTTGTGTATATGATATGCGAGACTTATTTATCACATAAAGAATCTTGCCTTGAGGCATGGTTAGAACCAAACGTTTACCTAACTTGATCAAACGTATACTAATACATTTTCAACGTATCTAATTTTTATTGtttaatgctattatattatcaatcttaaatactttatatgtaattttatatcatttttgataTTAACCTATTAAGCAGTGtctagtgtcagttgttgttttctatttatttttggcTTTATAGAAAATCTATACCAAACGGATTTCAAACGCTATGAATTTTTTTTATAATTTCTTTTCTCGGCCGTAGAAGTTTCGGGCGAGTGACGGGTCGCCGTGTCGATCCGAGTGCAGTATATATCTATACCGTATTTGATGCGGGATCCTGAAAATGCTCCGATTCAAACGCGGGATGGTGTCAGCTTACGTGTGTGCGTTTTTAAAAAGGAAGGCTGATCACGTATCCACGCTTATCTTCCGTTGACGCTTTCTTTCCCGCGAACAGAGCACCCAGCCGAATCGATCATTCTCAGCTGGCTCCATATCCGCTCTTTGCTGCTCCGCCGACCCCACCTGCAGAGACCGACTCGGGATCGACCAACCCACCCGTGCCTACATATAAATATACGATACGAATATACGAAGAGATCCCAAGCTTGACCGAGAACGCTgtcgatgcaaaaaaaaaaaaaaaaaaggcaACAGAACGCTGTACGCAGAACTGGGAGAAAACCAGCCGTCGTGCGCGCCCCACCAACTGAGAACGCTGGAGGCAGGCGCGGGCGAGCGACGCACGACGGATTTCGTATATTTGTGAAAATCAGCAGATGGAGATCTGTTCGTGGTGGTGTGGCGTGTGTGATCTTTCAACGGCAAATCAATCAAGCCGGCAGCAAGGATCGCATAGACTAATGCGTCGAGTCGCAGAGAATCGGAGCAAACAAACAGGCAATGCAATATACGTGACCAGAAAGATTTTCATAAGGGCACTCACAAATTCCTTCCGGCGTCCTTCTACGGACGCCAAACAGGAGGACCAGTCCGCGAACACGGATGCGAGGATGGTTATCCAATGCTATTTTATATATGTCTATTAGTAAAAGACAATTTAAAATTTAAATATAGATAAAACGGCGCGCCAGATCACACCAGCGTCAGAACGCATGCCCGATCACAAACAAAAAGaggcaatgcttagtttttacatgtcCGGATCCAAAAGAACATCAGTCCGGCAGTCCGTGTAATTTTCTGCCCTAGGGAGCCTCCGCCTCCATCACGTTCTCATTGTCCGCCACCATCAACTCATCTTTCTGCTGATGGAACATCTGGTAGCGGGCGGATTGCACAATCATTCTTGCGTCGGCATTCAAAGATGCCACATTCAAGGACAATATCTTGGCGACCTCCGCATTGGCGGCAATTTCATCTTCTTTTCCTCGAGTGCGGCCTTCCTCTCTTTGATCATGGTCCTCCTCCGTTGCCTCCATCAACAATTTGAACTTATACGCCTTTTTCTCCTCCTTGAGGTCCGAGTGCTTCAGAATGCCTCCTCCTTCTTTGCCAATATGTTCTCAAACCTCTCTGTCAATTTGGCCGGCATACCTTCTCgcttcgccctctcctcctcccacttcttcCCCCGTAAATATCTTCTAACCTTCGGCAGTTCTTAGGTTAGGTTGGTAGGGTCGCTGGTTTCTTcctcggtggcttgggcggcggtcTTGCCTATGAAAAGGTTGCACTTCGGTTGCCCATTCAATTTCAACTAATAATGCATGACGGTGAAGTttttcttctccaacttcttgtaAAAAAATTAAGCACGAGAAAGCTACAAAGTGAAACATTGTCAGCAATGCATATCCGGCTAGTGAGCAACAAAACAAAGCATATCCGGCCAGTGAGCAACAAAACAAAgcatatccggctagtgatcaacTTACTTGCTCGGTGATTTGTGCACCGCTAGGCCATCATGCGATGAGATGCTTCAAGTGTTCGTTCTACCATGGAAATAATCACcaccgtccgaaaatacttgtcggagaaatggatccAGGCAGAGGGAGTACTATACGATGCA
The sequence above is drawn from the Triticum aestivum cultivar Chinese Spring chromosome 7A, IWGSC CS RefSeq v2.1, whole genome shotgun sequence genome and encodes:
- the LOC123150771 gene encoding shikimate kinase 2, chloroplastic, translated to MEAAAGLAMQSRAVGAGRRSGALGGDRPARAATLRVGGPAAAPALRVRGARPVAPLCCVQTSRGHQSLHNSVDEALLLKRKAEEVQFELNGRCIYLVGMMGSGKSTVGKILAEVLGYSYFDSDSLVEQAVGMPSVAQIFKVHSEAFFRDSESSVLRDLSSMHRLVVATGGGAVIRPVNWRYMKKGLSIMLDVPLDALAKRIAQVGTASRPLLDQPSADPYTAAFTKLSLLAEQRGDAYANADVRVSLEELAAKKGHDDVSQLTPTDIAVEALQKIKNFVTEHSMASGPFDDL